The window ACCGTTTCAATTGAGGCTAAAGAAGGTGTGACCACCGGTGTGTCCGCCGCTGACCGTGTGACCACCATCAAGACCGCCGCCGCAGTCGATGCCAAGCCGGAGGATCTCTGTCATCCCGGTCATGTCTTTCCGCTCAGGGCCCAGCCGGATGGTGTTCTGGCCCGCCGCGGCCATACCGAGGGAACCGTCGATCTGATGAAACTGGCGGGTCTGCAGCCAGCTGGCATTCTTTGCGAAGTGACCAATGTGGACGGCACCATGGCGCGACTACCGGAGATTGTAGAGTTTGGCAAGAAGCAGGATATGGTGGTGTTGACCATTGAAGATATAGTGGCGTTTAGGCAGCAACTGGCAAAAGCAGCCTAGTTCATCAGGTCATACGGCGCCATCTTCTTCAGTATTTTGGTATTGCGCATGGAAAAGCTATCGGAGTCTTCGCTTACCTGCGCAATACCAGAAACTTCGAATATGACGACGTTTGACCAGATGTCGAATCGTTTACTAGGGTTTTCTTTAGACTCAGTTTTAGAGCATGAGATAATCTACCGAAAGTCGTGAGCCAGAAAAATTAGCCGCCTTGGCCTGCTCCTGTGGAGCTGGTTTAGGCGGCTCTTTTAATTTTGAGGGTAGTGAATCGATAAAGCGAAATTGATGCCTATCGATTCAAATCTAAATAATTCGTCCAGGATCGGGACGTGGCAAAATTAGAGAATTCATTCAAGGTCGAGGCGCGTAAATAATTTTACCGGAGGCATACGTATTTGTATGTCGAGGATAAAATTAGTTACGCAACGCTGAGATTGAATGAATTATCAATTTTTGCTTATTTGGAGACTAGTGGACCTAACGGGGCACCGCCAAGAATATGCATATGCAGGTGGAAAACTTCCTGACCTGCAGGGGCGCCGTTGTTGATAATGGTGCGGTAACCGTCACCGATGCTTTCATCGGCGGCGATCTTCGCTGCAGTCCGCATCATCTTGCCAATCAGCGCATCCTCGGTCTCGCTCAGATCCGAGAGATTGATGATATGTTTCCTGGGCACGATCAGGATGTGTTGCGGAGCTTGAGGGGCGATATCCCGGAAGGCGACCATGTCATCATCTTCATAGATCTTATCTGCGGGAATATCTCCGGCGATAATTTTGCAAAACAGGCAGTCACTCATTTCTGGTCCTCCTGAGTGGATTGGGTTAGCGGGTTTCTGTTCACGTTAGTTGTACCCCCATTGTGCACCACGATCAAGGTCTTCTGTACCCGCGCAGCGACAGAATCCACCAATGATCCGAGAAACATACGCCGAAGCCCACTCCGTTCTTTGGCACTCATTACTACCAGGTCCGCATCTTCAGCGGCTTTGGCGATGACTTCGATTCGTGAATCGGTGGGAACTGCCTGAACCATGGCATTGATGGGTGGACTCTGCTCATTGAGCCAGCTCAATATACATTCCTCCATTGTCAGAATCTCTTTATCCTCTACGTCGGGAGGGAGCATGTACAACAGGTGCAGCCGGTTCGCTTCAGGCCATCGCTTTTTACCGGTTCCGGCCAGAGATTTAATAAAATGGTGGAGCAAGTCAAGCTCATCGAGGTCAGCCAGGGGGATGAGGGTCCTGGTCACTTTCAGCTCGCCGTAAAAGCGGACTACAGCCAGGGGGCAATCGACCTTTGGCACAATGAAGTCGAGCAGTTCGTGGAACTCATCCTGCATTGGCTGTGGAGTGGTGTCGAGAGGGTAGGCGAGCAGCAACGAGTGGGTAGGGTTGTATTGAACTCCGGCAATGATGCCTGCCGCCCGATCGGGACTGGGAACCAACTCAGAGGTTAACGGGTACCCCATGCTTTCCACCTCTTTTTCTTCTGTAATCAGCAACTCGTCATGAATCGGTTCATCTTCCGGGCTGACCCGTATCGACATGGGGAGTGCGTCGTGCTGATGGGCAAAAAGGGTGGCAATTCTTGCGAGGGCTCTACCTGTTGCCTGCTCTGTACTGTGAAAGAGTATGAAGCCTTTATGTTTTTCAGGGGGAATCAACTTGAATTCCCCCTGAATTCCCCAGATTGGAATACGTATTGTTTGTCCGAGGGCGCAGATTTTGCCATCTACTTCGCCAATAGCAGCCTTTTCGTGTGCTCTTGGAGAGACCCTGTCGATTCTGGCTTCCCCGGCCCTGGTCAGGGCAAAGCGTGAAGTTACCGGGCCTATCATCTCTGAGATGAATACACCGGTAAGAACTATCGGCGTGATTATTGCTGAATACGGCAGGAGGAGTTGATCGGAACTTAGCAGAAAGATCAGGCCGATCGCGACTCCGGCCTGGGGAAACATGGTAAGACCGAGATAACGGCGAACCGTTTCGGGGGCGTCAGAGATTACACCGCCGATATAGACGCCTGTGATCTTGCCGGTGACTGTGGCGAGAAAGTAGGTGATGCCCAGAATGCCAGCGGTTCGCAGTGAGTCAAAGTCAAGGTGAGTACCTGCCAGGGTGAAAAAGATTACGTATATCGGCGGTTCAAAGCGGTTGAGGGCACGGAAAA of the Desulfosediminicola ganghwensis genome contains:
- the ribB gene encoding 3,4-dihydroxy-2-butanone-4-phosphate synthase, giving the protein MSDSLLSQFGNSHERVEKALAALQAGEGVLVVDDEDRENEGDLIYSVENLTNEQMALMIRECSGIVCLCLTDEKIQSLNLSPMVVSNTSANQTAFTVSIEAKEGVTTGVSAADRVTTIKTAAAVDAKPEDLCHPGHVFPLRAQPDGVLARRGHTEGTVDLMKLAGLQPAGILCEVTNVDGTMARLPEIVEFGKKQDMVVLTIEDIVAFRQQLAKAA
- a CDS encoding histidine triad nucleotide-binding protein, yielding MSDCLFCKIIAGDIPADKIYEDDDMVAFRDIAPQAPQHILIVPRKHIINLSDLSETEDALIGKMMRTAAKIAADESIGDGYRTIINNGAPAGQEVFHLHMHILGGAPLGPLVSK
- a CDS encoding cation:proton antiporter, producing the protein MKKKDISQGILPMITVTFCFAVLLASGLAASKVCQRFHLPSVTGYIIAGLILGPTGFNLVTSDTTGDDLSHFTQIALMLIAFGIGEHIEFRTIRQFTRSLKWISICEALAAFTVVSLFIYSAIQLTGFTIAGWVPRDYIILSLLLGSIGVATAPAATLMVIREIKARGPVTSTLMAIVAIDDGLAIIIFGLVVSIAHQVLGQADTTILASFIASLVEILGSMVLGILSGTVLLLILNRMRDGGELVTAGLAVLLLCGEIALMLHLSPLLAGMSAGCLLVNKAERDVRVFRALNRFEPPIYVIFFTLAGTHLDFDSLRTAGILGITYFLATVTGKITGVYIGGVISDAPETVRRYLGLTMFPQAGVAIGLIFLLSSDQLLLPYSAIITPIVLTGVFISEMIGPVTSRFALTRAGEARIDRVSPRAHEKAAIGEVDGKICALGQTIRIPIWGIQGEFKLIPPEKHKGFILFHSTEQATGRALARIATLFAHQHDALPMSIRVSPEDEPIHDELLITEEKEVESMGYPLTSELVPSPDRAAGIIAGVQYNPTHSLLLAYPLDTTPQPMQDEFHELLDFIVPKVDCPLAVVRFYGELKVTRTLIPLADLDELDLLHHFIKSLAGTGKKRWPEANRLHLLYMLPPDVEDKEILTMEECILSWLNEQSPPINAMVQAVPTDSRIEVIAKAAEDADLVVMSAKERSGLRRMFLGSLVDSVAARVQKTLIVVHNGGTTNVNRNPLTQSTQEDQK